In the Flagellimonas sp. HMM57 genome, one interval contains:
- a CDS encoding DUF4097 family beta strand repeat-containing protein, protein MNRNHQILFNVFLILMAGITCYGQEKSKTYKETFNVDNDAELNINTSHTDIEFETWNKNQVEITAVVEIEDATDEEAKSYFDKEIVKIMGNSREIEVSTRERGFGNGFNVRGMDIDIPDMSFIEPLFESIAIPELPEVIVIPDMPPVPPVPNIQFDYDAYKRDGDAYMKEWKKDFDKNFNEEYKERFEAWGDRVKEMAEKKAERIEEREQKRKELLEKRNEMREEAREKRNQALKERNEKRKIKAKRVYRINRGDDSDTFYFSSDGESRRFKVKKYIKIKMPKSIKLKMNVRHGEVKLAENAKNINASLSYASLQASTIDGDRTDIRASYSPVVVQNWNYGQLKTDYSDRVDLKEVGELQLSTVSSNVVIERLKGKAFVKNSLGELRINSVGNNFSTIDITVENGEVACKIPSIPFFVYVNETLSELEYPKTFVMESSKSHGSNVYKGYHIDTKNHKAININSRYSEVVLKQ, encoded by the coding sequence ATGAACAGGAATCATCAAATACTATTTAATGTTTTTCTGATACTCATGGCAGGTATTACCTGCTATGGTCAGGAAAAATCGAAAACGTACAAAGAAACTTTTAATGTCGATAACGATGCTGAATTGAACATCAATACAAGCCATACGGATATCGAATTTGAAACTTGGAACAAAAATCAGGTTGAGATTACTGCTGTTGTTGAAATAGAGGATGCCACAGATGAAGAGGCCAAATCTTATTTTGATAAGGAGATTGTAAAGATTATGGGAAATAGCAGAGAGATCGAAGTGAGTACCAGGGAGCGGGGCTTTGGGAACGGGTTCAATGTGAGGGGCATGGACATAGATATACCGGACATGTCTTTTATAGAACCGCTATTTGAAAGCATCGCAATTCCAGAGTTGCCCGAAGTTATTGTAATTCCAGACATGCCACCCGTGCCCCCTGTGCCCAATATTCAGTTTGATTACGATGCCTATAAGCGGGATGGTGATGCCTATATGAAAGAGTGGAAAAAAGATTTTGACAAAAACTTTAATGAAGAATATAAGGAACGCTTTGAAGCATGGGGAGATAGGGTAAAGGAAATGGCAGAGAAAAAAGCGGAAAGGATAGAGGAGCGTGAGCAAAAAAGAAAAGAGCTTTTGGAAAAACGAAACGAAATGAGAGAAGAGGCACGTGAAAAAAGGAATCAAGCGTTAAAAGAACGCAATGAAAAACGCAAGATCAAGGCAAAAAGGGTTTACAGAATCAATCGTGGTGATGATTCGGATACATTTTATTTTTCGTCGGATGGAGAAAGCAGAAGATTTAAGGTGAAAAAGTATATAAAAATAAAGATGCCAAAATCCATTAAGCTCAAAATGAACGTTAGGCATGGGGAAGTGAAATTGGCAGAAAATGCCAAAAATATAAATGCAAGCTTGTCATATGCAAGCTTGCAAGCTTCCACGATTGATGGAGACCGAACCGATATTAGGGCATCATACTCGCCTGTGGTCGTACAAAACTGGAATTATGGGCAATTAAAAACAGATTATTCAGATAGGGTAGATTTAAAAGAAGTAGGGGAGCTGCAACTGAGCACTGTGTCTTCCAATGTGGTCATTGAACGGTTAAAGGGTAAGGCTTTTGTAAAAAACAGTCTTGGCGAATTGCGTATAAATTCAGTGGGCAATAATTTTTCAACTATTGATATTACCGTGGAAAATGGTGAGGTTGCCTGTAAAATTCCTTCGATACCCTTCTTTGTTTACGTAAACGAAACACTTTCAGAATTGGAATATCCAAAAACGTTCGTCATGGAATCTTCTAAAAGTCATGGTTCCAATGTGTATAAAGGGTATCATATCGATACTAAAAATCATAAAGCCATAAACATCAACTCAAGATATAGTGAGGTGGTGCTAAAACAATAG
- the meaB gene encoding methylmalonyl Co-A mutase-associated GTPase MeaB produces the protein MSTATLVEGIFEGNKAILARAITLLESSKPEHFEKANAIIEKCLAKPVKSIRIGITGVPGVGKSSFIEVFGKTLTNLGKKVAVLAVDPTSTLSKGSILGDKTRMETLAKDPNAFIRPSPSGESLGGVARKTRESIIFCEAAGYDVILVETVGVGQSETVVHSMVDFFLLLKLSGAGDELQGIKRGIMEMADAIAINKADGDNLKRAKLAETEFARALHLYPPKENGWTPKVLSCSATENTGIIEIWKMIDDFIAQNLENGHFEKNREIQNKNWFLQAVDEQIKQLFHQKKSFKTMQQKMLTAVGQNKISPFYAAKTLLDDITKELK, from the coding sequence ATGTCCACAGCTACACTTGTTGAAGGTATTTTTGAGGGCAACAAAGCTATTTTAGCGAGGGCCATTACGCTTCTTGAAAGTTCCAAACCCGAACATTTTGAAAAAGCAAACGCCATTATCGAAAAATGTCTTGCCAAACCGGTTAAAAGCATCCGTATAGGAATTACTGGAGTACCTGGTGTCGGTAAAAGCTCATTCATAGAAGTATTTGGTAAGACCCTTACCAATCTGGGTAAAAAAGTCGCTGTACTCGCGGTAGACCCAACGAGCACTTTAAGCAAGGGCAGTATTCTAGGGGACAAGACCAGAATGGAGACACTTGCAAAAGACCCAAATGCTTTTATTAGACCCTCTCCTTCTGGTGAGTCTTTGGGCGGTGTTGCTAGAAAAACACGGGAAAGTATTATTTTTTGCGAAGCAGCTGGGTATGATGTAATTCTTGTGGAAACCGTTGGGGTTGGACAGAGTGAGACGGTGGTCCACAGTATGGTAGATTTTTTTCTATTGCTAAAATTATCTGGAGCTGGTGATGAGTTACAAGGAATAAAACGGGGGATTATGGAAATGGCGGATGCCATAGCCATCAATAAGGCCGATGGCGATAACCTGAAAAGAGCAAAACTGGCCGAGACCGAATTTGCAAGGGCATTACATCTATATCCGCCCAAAGAAAATGGCTGGACCCCAAAAGTGTTGAGCTGTTCGGCCACGGAAAACACGGGAATCATAGAAATCTGGAAAATGATCGATGATTTTATAGCACAAAATTTGGAAAACGGTCACTTTGAAAAAAACAGGGAGATTCAGAACAAAAATTGGTTTCTTCAAGCTGTGGACGAACAGATAAAGCAATTATTTCATCAAAAAAAGTCTTTTAAAACTATGCAGCAAAAAATGTTAACTGCTGTAGGGCAAAATAAAAT
- a CDS encoding sensor histidine kinase: MKIPVKDKYRLQDKIDLVLKVNYSSSLFAVVFGAICYFFIDIKEIIPLTCLIYASLNIINTLLYKKHKTILLTYNITSMLSLVGAIVVTLCSGGIQSPFIFVLAIIVFAGYVTTQIYGHFYLIINLVVLVMLFLYDLGDFRILANVVPPESESWFAFTSLIFAVYLLGGVFGKNLLKAHHKLYKSRKEILERIDEKETLLKEVHHRVKNNLQTVSSLLSLQSRAIADDKISSIIKSSQNRVVSMAMVHEMLYKRDDYLSKIELSPYVKELCEYLVRSVKGNTNEIKMNLDIHDNKLSIDTVIPLGLIINETITNALKYGISEGEGGEITISLKNLPNNRYELYLGDNGKGYADNFDPKNSKSLGLKLIYNLTRQLRGTIARDMSRKGTYYRIEFEEIIEEFNSVD; encoded by the coding sequence ATGAAAATTCCTGTCAAGGATAAATATCGTTTACAAGACAAGATTGATTTGGTACTAAAGGTTAATTATAGTTCTTCTCTTTTCGCAGTTGTGTTTGGTGCTATATGTTATTTCTTTATAGACATAAAAGAAATCATTCCGCTTACCTGTTTGATCTACGCATCCTTAAACATAATAAACACCTTATTATATAAAAAGCACAAAACCATCCTTCTTACCTACAACATAACTTCCATGTTGTCCTTGGTCGGGGCTATTGTGGTAACATTGTGCAGTGGAGGGATTCAGAGCCCCTTCATTTTTGTTTTAGCGATTATCGTGTTTGCCGGATACGTGACTACACAGATTTACGGACACTTTTATTTGATCATCAATTTGGTCGTCCTCGTTATGCTGTTTCTATATGATTTAGGGGATTTCCGAATTTTGGCAAATGTCGTTCCTCCCGAATCTGAAAGTTGGTTTGCCTTTACAAGTTTGATTTTTGCCGTGTATTTATTAGGTGGTGTTTTTGGTAAAAATCTATTGAAAGCCCATCACAAATTATATAAATCCCGTAAAGAGATTCTAGAGCGTATAGATGAAAAAGAAACCTTATTAAAAGAAGTGCATCATCGGGTCAAGAACAATCTGCAGACCGTTTCCAGTTTGTTGAGCTTACAATCAAGAGCTATTGCCGATGATAAAATCAGTAGTATCATCAAAAGTAGTCAGAATAGGGTCGTATCCATGGCCATGGTTCATGAAATGCTGTACAAACGGGATGACTATTTATCCAAAATTGAATTAAGTCCCTATGTCAAAGAATTGTGTGAATATCTGGTACGTTCCGTTAAAGGCAACACCAATGAAATCAAAATGAATCTTGACATCCATGACAACAAATTGAGTATTGATACTGTGATTCCATTGGGATTGATTATCAATGAAACCATTACGAACGCGCTCAAATACGGTATTTCTGAAGGCGAAGGAGGAGAAATCACTATTTCGCTTAAAAACTTGCCCAATAATAGATACGAATTATATCTTGGTGATAATGGGAAAGGCTATGCGGATAATTTTGATCCTAAAAACTCAAAATCACTTGGGTTAAAACTAATTTACAATCTTACGAGACAATTGCGCGGAACCATTGCAAGAGACATGTCCAGAAAAGGCACCTACTATCGAATTGAATTTGAAGAAATAATTGAAGAATTCAATTCTGTCGATTAA
- a CDS encoding CBM9 family sugar-binding protein: MQKYLSLALFLVIVGCSSHQKEDHQTIIVNRAQKSPIIDGQALDACWGNAKWLALDQLWLGDSYTNDDFSGRYKVSWDEDALYLLVEITDDILFDQHKDPLKLWWDDDCVEIFVDEDNSGGEHQFSHNAFAYHVALDGNVVDLAPDEKPKLYNEHVTSKHITDDKTTTWEIAVKLFSDDFKDGKENKPISLSKNKKVGFALAYCDNDNSKERENFIGSVFVPGEDKNQGWINADVFGTLILK, translated from the coding sequence ATGCAAAAGTATCTTAGCTTGGCTCTTTTTTTGGTTATTGTAGGATGTTCTTCCCATCAAAAAGAAGACCATCAAACGATAATCGTTAACAGAGCCCAAAAAAGTCCCATTATTGATGGTCAGGCTTTGGACGCCTGCTGGGGAAATGCAAAATGGCTCGCATTGGACCAGCTTTGGCTTGGTGATTCTTACACTAATGATGATTTTAGTGGTAGGTATAAAGTAAGTTGGGATGAGGATGCCCTCTATCTTTTGGTCGAGATTACGGACGATATTCTTTTTGACCAACACAAAGACCCCTTAAAATTATGGTGGGACGATGATTGCGTTGAAATATTTGTAGACGAGGACAATTCTGGCGGTGAACACCAATTCTCCCACAATGCATTCGCTTACCATGTGGCCTTAGATGGAAATGTTGTAGATCTTGCACCTGATGAAAAACCGAAGCTCTATAATGAACATGTTACTTCAAAGCATATTACAGATGACAAGACCACCACTTGGGAAATTGCGGTAAAGCTTTTTTCTGATGATTTTAAAGATGGAAAAGAAAATAAGCCTATAAGCCTATCTAAAAACAAAAAAGTTGGATTTGCACTTGCCTATTGTGACAACGATAACAGTAAGGAGCGAGAGAATTTTATAGGATCTGTCTTTGTGCCAGGAGAAGATAAAAATCAAGGCTGGATAAATGCTGATGTATTTGGGACTTTAATACTTAAATAA
- a CDS encoding organic hydroperoxide resistance protein, with amino-acid sequence MKTIFESKATNMGGRAGHVQSEDGVLDFDISMPTSSGKPNAKSTNPEELFAAAYSTCFAGAIQAVSKEHGVEDLGDFSVTAMVSFNKEDEGFFLEATLDSYLPTVDKETGEKLINAAHEICPYSKATRDNITVHLNLLMDE; translated from the coding sequence ATGAAAACTATTTTTGAAAGTAAAGCTACCAACATGGGAGGTAGAGCTGGGCATGTACAAAGCGAGGATGGCGTGTTGGATTTTGATATTAGTATGCCAACTTCCAGTGGAAAGCCAAACGCTAAATCGACCAATCCTGAAGAACTTTTTGCAGCTGCGTATTCTACCTGCTTTGCCGGGGCGATACAAGCAGTGTCCAAAGAACATGGTGTTGAAGATTTAGGAGATTTTAGTGTTACCGCCATGGTGTCGTTCAATAAAGAAGATGAAGGCTTTTTTCTTGAAGCCACATTGGACTCTTACTTACCTACAGTAGATAAGGAGACGGGTGAAAAACTGATCAATGCGGCTCATGAGATATGTCCTTACAGCAAAGCGACAAGGGATAATATTACCGTACATTTAAACTTGTTGATGGACGAGTAG
- the msrA gene encoding peptide-methionine (S)-S-oxide reductase MsrA, with amino-acid sequence MKITRITILAFVLLVSVNCQPKNTSKKQEVAEQVTMEKAILSDEALQQYETAYFASGCFWCVEAIFESVEGVKEVHSGYSGGTEKNPTYEDVAYGRTTHAEAVEVYYDPEAISFTKLVQVFFGSHDPTSLNRQGPDRGAQYRSIAFYKNEAQEKIIRDYVALLESKSAYDRPIVTQIEAFETFYKAEEYHQDYERKHPNNSYIRNVSIPRLNKFKENFGDYLKEESH; translated from the coding sequence ATGAAGATAACAAGAATTACGATTTTAGCATTTGTTTTATTGGTCTCCGTCAATTGCCAACCTAAAAATACCTCCAAGAAACAAGAAGTTGCCGAACAAGTAACCATGGAGAAAGCAATACTTTCCGATGAGGCGCTCCAACAATACGAAACGGCTTATTTTGCAAGCGGTTGCTTTTGGTGCGTAGAAGCCATTTTTGAAAGTGTAGAAGGCGTAAAAGAAGTGCATTCAGGGTATTCTGGGGGAACCGAAAAGAATCCTACCTATGAAGATGTTGCCTATGGCCGTACCACACATGCCGAAGCTGTTGAGGTATATTATGACCCAGAAGCCATATCCTTTACCAAATTAGTTCAGGTATTCTTTGGTTCGCACGACCCCACATCCTTGAACAGACAGGGACCTGATAGGGGCGCGCAATACCGTTCCATTGCTTTTTATAAAAATGAAGCGCAAGAAAAGATCATTAGGGATTACGTTGCACTTTTGGAATCTAAAAGTGCCTATGACCGCCCTATAGTAACTCAAATAGAAGCGTTCGAAACCTTTTATAAAGCTGAAGAATATCATCAGGATTATGAAAGAAAACATCCGAACAACTCTTATATAAGGAATGTATCAATCCCCAGATTGAACAAATTCAAGGAAAACTTTGGTGACTATTTGAAAGAAGAATCCCATTAG
- a CDS encoding amidohydrolase family protein, with the protein MKKLLLLSLLFQFQLVMVHAQEEMSEGPFSQLIIRGVTLINGNGAPPRGPIDIVVENNKIVDIQVVGYPGVEIDASKRPKLKAGGKELDCHGMYLLPGFVDMHGHIGGVSQGADYDYVFKLWMGHGITTVREPSGRGIDWTLDLKRKSEKNEIIAPRVFAYTGFGQGRDMPISTPEMAREWVRENAKKGADGVKFFGAPPEIMTAALEENKKLGLRSACHHAQMDVARWNVLNSARAGLTSMEHWYGLPEALFEDRTVQDYPLDYNYQNEQHRFEEAGKLWEQAAKPYSEHWNNVMDELIELDFTIDPTFNIYEASRDLHRARRAEWHEEYTMPLLWRFYQPSKISHGSYWHEWGTEQEVAWRNNYQLWMTFVNEYKNRGGRVTTGSDSGFIFQLYGFAYVRELELLREAGFHPLEIIRSATLNGAEALGMSDKIGTVEVGKLADFVIIDENPLKNLKVLYGTGAIKLTEDNEVVRVGGVTYTIKDGIIYDAKALLRDVKSKVRLQKQKLNYKIKQPGLK; encoded by the coding sequence ATGAAAAAGCTACTACTGCTTTCACTTTTATTTCAGTTTCAATTGGTGATGGTCCACGCACAGGAAGAAATGAGCGAAGGACCATTTTCCCAGCTCATTATAAGGGGCGTCACCCTTATCAATGGAAATGGTGCTCCACCAAGAGGCCCGATTGATATTGTTGTGGAAAACAATAAAATTGTGGACATACAAGTGGTTGGATATCCAGGTGTTGAAATCGATGCTTCCAAAAGGCCAAAACTAAAAGCTGGTGGAAAAGAGCTTGATTGTCATGGAATGTACCTTTTACCCGGGTTTGTAGATATGCATGGACACATAGGAGGTGTTTCACAAGGTGCCGATTACGATTATGTTTTCAAGCTTTGGATGGGCCATGGCATTACTACGGTTAGAGAGCCAAGTGGGAGAGGTATCGATTGGACCTTGGATTTAAAGCGAAAAAGTGAAAAAAATGAAATCATTGCACCAAGGGTATTTGCATACACTGGTTTTGGTCAAGGTCGTGATATGCCGATTAGTACCCCAGAAATGGCTAGGGAATGGGTGCGTGAAAACGCAAAAAAAGGTGCGGATGGTGTTAAGTTCTTTGGCGCACCTCCAGAAATCATGACAGCCGCTTTGGAAGAAAATAAAAAACTGGGGCTGCGCTCTGCCTGCCACCATGCTCAAATGGATGTTGCGCGTTGGAATGTGCTGAATTCTGCAAGGGCGGGTCTTACAAGTATGGAGCATTGGTATGGACTTCCAGAAGCATTATTTGAAGATAGAACCGTACAGGATTATCCTTTGGACTATAACTATCAGAACGAACAACATCGCTTTGAGGAAGCCGGAAAGCTTTGGGAACAAGCTGCCAAACCCTATTCCGAGCATTGGAACAACGTAATGGACGAGCTCATTGAACTCGACTTTACGATAGACCCTACCTTCAACATTTATGAGGCCAGTAGGGATTTACATCGTGCAAGGCGTGCAGAATGGCATGAAGAATATACAATGCCATTGCTCTGGAGGTTTTACCAACCCAGCAAAATATCCCATGGTTCCTATTGGCATGAGTGGGGTACGGAACAAGAAGTGGCATGGCGCAACAACTATCAATTATGGATGACTTTTGTAAATGAATATAAAAATCGAGGTGGTCGGGTTACCACTGGTTCGGACTCAGGCTTTATTTTTCAGCTATATGGATTTGCCTACGTTAGGGAATTGGAATTGCTTCGTGAAGCAGGATTCCATCCTTTGGAAATCATTAGGTCTGCTACTCTAAATGGTGCTGAAGCCTTAGGTATGTCCGATAAAATTGGAACGGTAGAGGTCGGTAAGCTTGCCGATTTTGTAATCATTGATGAAAACCCTTTAAAAAACTTAAAAGTATTGTACGGTACAGGTGCAATAAAATTGACCGAGGACAATGAAGTTGTTCGGGTAGGCGGGGTAACCTATACTATAAAAGACGGGATTATTTACGATGCGAAGGCACTTTTACGAGACGTAAAGTCAAAAGTACGGCTGCAGAAACAAAAATTAAACTACAAAATAAAGCAGCCAGGATTAAAATAG
- a CDS encoding RNA polymerase sigma factor, with translation MFQIELVEQCKANDRKAQLKLYKQYCDGMYCVAMRFLKNPDDAEDVLQESFIKAFQRIHQFKGEVTFGAWLKRIVVNGSIDFLKTKHQKTVELNESYMHVVEDDDWTVDDGVSLVKIKEAMEKLPEKYKYVVQLFLVEGYDHNEIAQILGISGTASRTRLLRGKAQLQEKLKDISYGTGY, from the coding sequence ATGTTTCAAATTGAACTGGTAGAACAATGCAAGGCAAACGACCGTAAAGCACAATTAAAGCTATATAAGCAATATTGTGATGGGATGTACTGTGTCGCCATGCGTTTTTTGAAAAACCCGGATGATGCCGAAGATGTGCTACAGGAGTCTTTCATAAAAGCATTTCAAAGGATACATCAATTTAAAGGAGAGGTCACTTTTGGAGCTTGGTTAAAAAGAATAGTTGTAAATGGTAGTATCGACTTTTTAAAGACGAAACACCAAAAAACGGTAGAATTGAACGAGAGTTACATGCACGTGGTAGAAGATGATGATTGGACAGTGGACGATGGGGTCTCGTTGGTAAAAATCAAGGAAGCAATGGAAAAGTTGCCCGAAAAATACAAGTATGTAGTTCAGTTGTTTCTTGTTGAAGGATATGATCACAACGAAATAGCACAGATTCTTGGGATTAGCGGAACTGCTTCAAGAACCAGATTATTACGTGGCAAAGCACAATTACAGGAAAAACTTAAAGATATTTCTTATGGCACAGGATATTAG
- a CDS encoding M14 family metallopeptidase, with product MLKKLLLGVLFISSSISAQDYFYKKFHPFNPDIPSPEEFLGHGIGERHTRHDLIVSYFTKLSEVSDRASLYEYGKTHEGRKLIMLTVTTPENLKNIDGLKSQHLKFTDPSQNPSNYDEVPVFINLGYNVHGNEPSGGEAALLTAYTLVASNNPEILNYLKNGVMFIDPTINPDGRDRHTQWANMYQGNPLVADPQDAEHNEYWPRGRTNHYWFDLNRDWLLGIHPESRGKLKWYHQWYPNVVTDFHEMGTQSTYFFEPMKDNASLNPIMPKENYEDLNNLFGDYFAKSLDSIGSFYFTKEVFDGTYPGYGSSYPDLQGGLALLFEQASSRGHKQTTAFGEITFPFTIRNQYVSSIATVKAAVENKAYLREYQQKFFKSALNNASKNRIKGYTFKDGSDANRVKAFVDKLLLHKIDVYKSGDDFVVPTKQPQYRMVQTMFETYEKYRDSVYYDASAWSVANFYNMKYKPTTSLNLGEKVTSLDNLARTTPVQKTAYAYIIDYDDYNAVAALNHLQEKGLVISASSKPFTAKTTEGNKNFGYGALVIPVSLQKKDTDQIFELVQEVQKKYRVPIYAVNSGYSAEGIDLGSRWISPLKAPKAAMIIGDGVRSYEAGEVWHLLDTRVHMPITKIPMRNFARTDFDKYTTLVMVSGRYDFTKKQQDKIKAWVSKGNTLITIGSATKWAIDKKIVSEKLTKSEEKDSTSIVERKPYVDAPENLGKESVGGAIFKVDLDITHPLAFGYTDDAIPVYKNNSIWLAPSKNAYATVAKYAKDPHIDGFITKKNMEENLKPSASLVVSKLGNGRVVLFADNPNFRGSWYGTNRLFLNAIFLGDKIRIPE from the coding sequence ATGTTGAAAAAATTACTCCTTGGCGTACTTTTTATAAGTAGTTCCATTTCAGCACAAGACTATTTCTACAAAAAATTTCATCCTTTTAATCCAGACATACCATCTCCTGAAGAATTCTTGGGCCATGGTATTGGTGAAAGACATACAAGGCATGATCTTATTGTAAGTTACTTTACCAAGCTCTCTGAAGTTTCGGACCGGGCCAGTCTTTACGAATATGGAAAAACCCATGAAGGAAGAAAATTGATTATGCTTACCGTAACCACTCCGGAAAATCTAAAAAATATAGATGGGTTAAAATCACAGCATCTTAAGTTTACAGATCCTTCACAAAATCCTTCAAACTATGATGAGGTACCTGTTTTCATAAATCTAGGGTACAATGTTCACGGTAATGAGCCTTCAGGTGGTGAAGCAGCTTTGCTTACTGCCTATACCCTGGTAGCTTCCAACAATCCAGAAATACTGAATTATTTAAAAAATGGCGTCATGTTCATCGACCCAACAATAAATCCGGACGGTAGGGACCGACACACGCAATGGGCAAACATGTATCAAGGCAATCCTTTGGTTGCAGACCCACAAGATGCGGAACATAATGAATATTGGCCTAGGGGCAGAACTAATCATTATTGGTTTGATTTAAATCGGGATTGGCTTTTGGGCATTCATCCAGAAAGTCGAGGAAAACTAAAATGGTACCATCAATGGTATCCCAACGTAGTAACAGATTTTCACGAAATGGGAACCCAAAGCACTTATTTCTTTGAACCCATGAAGGATAATGCTTCTCTGAATCCTATTATGCCCAAAGAAAACTATGAAGATTTAAACAATCTATTTGGGGATTATTTTGCTAAATCTTTGGATAGTATTGGTTCATTCTACTTTACCAAAGAAGTTTTTGATGGTACCTATCCTGGGTATGGTTCCTCGTATCCCGACCTACAAGGTGGTTTAGCTTTGTTGTTTGAGCAAGCAAGTTCCAGAGGCCATAAACAGACTACTGCTTTTGGCGAAATTACGTTTCCGTTCACCATACGCAATCAATATGTTTCGAGCATTGCAACGGTTAAGGCAGCTGTGGAGAACAAAGCATATTTACGAGAGTACCAGCAAAAATTCTTTAAAAGTGCACTGAATAATGCTTCAAAAAATAGAATTAAAGGGTATACATTTAAAGATGGCAGTGATGCAAATCGCGTAAAAGCATTTGTAGACAAGCTTTTATTGCATAAAATCGATGTATACAAATCTGGTGATGATTTTGTTGTACCCACAAAACAACCACAATACAGAATGGTACAGACGATGTTCGAGACCTATGAAAAGTATCGAGATAGCGTTTATTATGATGCTTCGGCTTGGTCCGTGGCCAACTTCTACAATATGAAGTACAAGCCTACAACCTCTTTGAACTTAGGGGAAAAAGTGACTTCTTTGGATAACTTGGCCAGAACAACTCCGGTCCAAAAAACGGCATACGCCTATATCATCGATTATGATGATTATAACGCAGTTGCTGCACTGAACCATCTCCAGGAAAAAGGATTGGTTATTTCAGCTTCGTCCAAACCTTTTACGGCTAAAACAACAGAGGGAAATAAAAACTTTGGTTACGGTGCGCTTGTAATCCCAGTGAGCCTTCAGAAAAAAGATACAGATCAAATATTTGAATTGGTACAAGAGGTACAAAAAAAATATCGTGTTCCCATTTATGCGGTCAATTCGGGATACAGCGCAGAAGGTATCGATTTGGGAAGCCGATGGATATCACCGTTAAAAGCTCCCAAAGCTGCAATGATCATCGGTGATGGGGTCCGTTCCTATGAAGCTGGTGAAGTCTGGCATTTGCTGGATACTAGGGTACACATGCCCATAACCAAAATCCCGATGCGAAACTTTGCAAGAACTGACTTTGATAAGTACACTACGCTAGTAATGGTTTCTGGAAGGTACGATTTCACAAAAAAGCAACAGGACAAAATAAAAGCTTGGGTAAGTAAGGGCAATACATTGATTACCATTGGTAGCGCCACCAAATGGGCTATCGACAAGAAAATAGTATCGGAAAAATTAACCAAATCAGAAGAAAAGGACTCAACAAGTATTGTAGAGCGTAAACCATACGTTGATGCGCCAGAAAATCTTGGTAAAGAAAGTGTTGGAGGTGCTATTTTTAAAGTTGATTTGGATATTACCCATCCTTTGGCCTTTGGGTATACTGATGACGCAATTCCAGTTTACAAAAACAATTCCATTTGGTTGGCGCCAAGTAAAAATGCATATGCTACCGTAGCAAAATATGCCAAAGACCCTCATATCGATGGTTTTATAACCAAAAAGAATATGGAAGAAAACCTAAAGCCATCAGCCTCGCTTGTAGTAAGCAAGCTGGGAAATGGTAGGGTCGTACTATTTGCGGACAACCCCAATTTTAGGGGATCTTGGTACGGAACCAATAGACTCTTTTTAAATGCGATTTTTTTAGGGGATAAAATTAGAATTCCAGAATAA
- a CDS encoding peptidoglycan DD-metalloendopeptidase family protein → MNLETLLKTQSTGAIQILDSKIPLSAYCKIDLSTTNETLKGIDITSPDLCQQYIDDILGLNNAKVAFGGYLEKRALYAKSERFLEAGQRNIHLGMDFWCKAGTKVIVPLEGKVHSFKNNDDVGNYGPTILLEHQIEGITFYTLYGHLSLESIHEIEIGAYFDRGEVLGTLGTPDINVNYAPHLHFQVILDLEGYYGDYPGVSSWNNLDFYKKNCPNPNSLLRMDF, encoded by the coding sequence ATGAACTTAGAAACACTTTTAAAGACGCAAAGCACTGGAGCGATTCAAATCCTTGATTCGAAAATTCCTTTATCGGCATATTGTAAAATTGACCTATCCACCACAAATGAAACTTTAAAAGGTATCGACATCACCTCACCAGATTTATGTCAACAATATATAGATGACATTTTGGGATTAAATAATGCCAAAGTTGCTTTTGGAGGATATCTGGAAAAACGTGCCCTGTATGCTAAGTCTGAACGCTTTTTGGAAGCCGGGCAGCGTAATATTCATTTAGGAATGGATTTTTGGTGCAAAGCAGGTACAAAAGTGATAGTTCCGTTAGAAGGTAAAGTACACAGTTTTAAAAATAATGATGATGTGGGCAACTACGGACCAACAATACTTTTAGAGCACCAAATTGAGGGTATTACTTTTTATACGCTTTACGGACACTTGTCCTTAGAATCCATACATGAAATAGAAATAGGTGCTTATTTTGATAGGGGAGAAGTTCTTGGAACTTTAGGCACTCCGGACATCAACGTGAACTATGCACCCCATTTACATTTTCAGGTGATATTGGATTTAGAGGGATATTATGGCGATTATCCCGGTGTGTCTTCTTGGAATAATCTGGATTTTTACAAAAAAAACTGTCCAAATCCCAATAGTTTGTTGCGAATGGATTTTTAA